TTCACGCATCTTACACTCTTTATGCTACTTTCCATTCTTCAAAGTGTGCTTTCTAGTCCATCTGTTTGCTTCCCTTGCCTTCTCTACTTCCAAAAAATCCTTCAAGGTCCAACTCAAATTCTTCCATCACTGTGAACACTCTTCTGAGCACTGCTCAGAATTCATCCCTTCTTCCTTTAAGTCCCAGTAGCTCCTAGATTGTCTCCCACATTAAGAGCTGGTGATGTGCCCCTGAGTGTAGGGACTGGCCTCCTAGAGCTCCCAGAATAAGGCTACCCAGGAGTGGGCCTCCATAAACGATGACTGGCCAGGTGATTCACTGAGCCATTAATTTCATTGTGCTGCTCCCACTTTCCATTAGCCCATATGACGAAAGAGGAAGGCACAAATTTGTTGCCTGACAAGTGGAATAGTAGATGAGAACCTATGCCTCCTGGATCTTAACTCTTCCCCTTTTCCATCCAGACAAGGTTGCCCAAGTACTAGATGGCAGGGGGCCCCAAGGCCTTGCATAAAATGTGGGCCAGTCCTGGGTTATTGCTGTATTATTTTGATTCTTCCCCCCCAATTCTGCATTCATAGAGTTCTTCATGAATATTTATCATGGTCATAACTAACTGTCAACTTTTCCGGGGAAGAGACGTGATGGTTAATAGTCAAGTGTGTTAAACAGCTCTACCTAGATAAAGGAGGGCTTTGGAACCAGTCAGCGAACACTGAGTGCCTGGCCTATGGAGAAATCCAAAGTGGCCATCTTTACTGGAGACCACTGAGGGAAGGAGAACTAGGGTAGTCCCCTAGACTTGGAGGAGAGACACAGCCTTGCTGACCAGGAGCATGTGGTCTGCTGATAACCCTTATCAATAGCAAGAGGACAGCCACACATTGCCTAATATGTAAGTGCTGGGGCAAAGGGAAGGCTGCGATGATAAAGCTTGTGGAGTATGTTGGGAGCATACaaaggcttcctgaaggaagtCAGCGTGGAGCCTTGTTTAATGGAATGACATGTTTTTCCAGAGACTAGGATACAAGGCTGCCTTTGGCTATTTTTCTACATTGTAGACTAAGGATCTctgagaggaaggaaaaggaacatCTGTTCTCACCAGTTATATGCCATGTACATAGTGACGTTGTTTTGGAAGGCAGGATAGTTGAGGTGCTAGTGTCTTTTCTCTCTGGGGTGGGTAGAACCCCAAACCGGACTAAGTATTCCTTTCACTCCGAAGCCCTCAGGCCCAGTGCCTGCAGTGGTTATCAGCCTTTCCCTGCTCCCCCAGCCACCTCCTTTCCAACAGAATTTCTCCTCAATAGCTAGGAATATCTAGAGTGGGACCTAGGATGCTTTAGAGGTCAAATGACCCAGCCTCTGGCCTCCAGGTAGGGGGAAATCTAAGCCATCCCCAAACATCTTCTACATGGTGTCTGTGGAGCATAAGAAAGAACTGTGCTGAGGGAGAGTTCTGAGGAATGTCTTCTAACTGTGCCACACAGTCCTCCCCAGAGCTGGTGTGGAGGCCAGAGGAGCTCTGAGCTGGCCGTCGAAGAGCAGGGCTCTATCTCGGCTCTACCTCCAGTATTCTCTGTGATCATGGACAAGCCAACTATTCTCTCTGGGCCTGTGtgtaaaatggaagaaattacaCTAAATAATCCCTAAGGCCCTTCTAGCCTAAAGCTCAGTGACTTACAGAACCCAAAGAAAGGATAGATCAGCATGCTTACAATGGTCAAGGAAGACTTCCttccacaagtatttattgagcacctactgagtGAGTGCTGTCATAAGTGCTCATACatagcagtgaataaaacagacatatTCCCTGCCTTCCTTGGGCTGGCAGTCtagtggagaagacagacaagTAAACAAGTAGTTAGAATAAACTGTGATGTTGGGATTTTAGCGGGGGTCTGAAGGAGTGGGAAGGTCATTCAATCTACAAGTAACAGAAGCcatcctctctcttttctgtcaCTACCAGAGCATCCTCTGATTCTTCCCCCACCTGAAGCCCTGTTGCTATGGAGACCACCAATGGGACTGAGACCTGGTATGAGAGCCTGCACGCTGTGTTGAAGGCTCTAAATGCCACTCTTCACAGCAACTTGCTCTGCCGGCCAGGGTCAGACAACCTGACTGAGGAGAGGCGGGCCAGCCTACCTGGCCGCAATGACAACTCCTACATGTACATTCTCTTCGTCATGTTCCTATTTGCTGCCACTGTGGGCAGCCTCATCCTGGGATACACCCGCTCCCGCAAAGTGGATAAGCGCAGTGACCCCTATCACGTATACATCAAGAACCGTGTGTCTATGCTCTAATGCTAAGAGGCCGGGGATGGCAGAAGATCAAGATTCCTGAGGATTATCTTGTGGGGCCTCCAGAACTCAGCTGTGTGTTACATCAGGCCTCAGTGTTCTAATCTGTAAGATCAACAAGAAACAGTACTAAGGGAGGTCATCAttagggaaggaggagaggatcTAGCAGACCTAGGCCTTGTGGATAAGGATTTTTTCCAGCAAAGACAGACTTTATAGACAGTAGGAGCCCTTTGAACAAGTATATAAAAGtggcaggaattccctggtggtccagtggttaggactccatgctctcactgccaagggcctaggttcaatccctggtcagggaactgaaatcCCACGAGCCgttcagtgtggccaaaaaaaaaaaaaaaagtatacacacacacacacacacacacacacacatatatgtatacatatataaaagtggCAACATATAATGACAAATGAGTGTTCTAGTGGCCGGAGTGTTGGGGGCTAGGGGctagaggaaggaaaagaggaagttgTAGCAGAGGGAAATGAGACAGGAAAATGCCCTGAGGAAGCATTTTTTGATGTGTTATCTTCAATGACCATGAGAAGCAGCAATGATAATCCCATATCACAGACAGGAAATCTAAGTTatgttacttatttatattttttcacattttatgtttttcagcCCATTTAACATTTGTGATTTTACCCCCTGTGAGGGAAGCAGAGCAAGTGCCATTCTGCCCATTTGGGCCAAAGCAGTACCATGACTGGAACCCAGGTTCTCTGGTCACCTTGCCTAGTGCTTTGCAAAACTGTGTGCTACCTAGGAGTGGATCTAggcctgaaacttatataattcTGGGGGGCCCTccttaagaaaaagaattttaaaatatcttgttttTGCAAGTATTACAAAAACGTATCACCATGTTAATACATTGTTAGGGCCCCCCTCCTAAGATCTTAAGAAGGAGCCATGCAAGTGCAGAGCCCTGACTGTTAAGCCTCACTAGCTCCATGGTCCCTGTACCCTTCCACCCATATCCCAGTGCCTTTcccagccccatctccagccctgGGCACTTCACTACCTCTAAGGCAGCCTCTAACATTTTGAATGAATCCTGTGAGTAATTTTCTGATATCAAGTTGAAATCTGCTTCTAGGAGATTATTATCACACCTAGAAGATTATCATATTAAAAGAGGCAGGTACCTGATTCAGTGGAAAGAGAACCAGCCCTGATTCTACTACCAGTGTGGTGTATAAACTGGCTAGAcacttctctctctgactcttgTCCTTCTTCAGCACCGTGAAATAGAAAGTTGAAATAGTTGAAAGTCTCTAAGGGCTCTACCAGATCTGATAGTCTAGGCTTCACATACATTGATTTGAACCACATAAAACTGCTGTGCTTGTAGGTCAAAAACAGCTGAGTATCAGTAGTTTCACATGCTTCAGCTGAATACATGAAATGTGGCCAGCTACAAATCCCAGGATGGAACCTCCCACTGTTCTGTTTAATTTCTGTTATTAAGGAATCTCCATGGGGTCTCCAGAGAGCCCTATCAAAacatacatatttgtgtatatcaAAAACTTTGAAATCATATTTTGAGAGCACTTATCTCTGAAGAGAaggattatgggtgattttccctttctactttaaaaatgtatgtaataTTTGATTTACTTGACCGTAAGTATGTTTCTTATATAATAAGGGGGGGGGGAAGCTACTTctactttgaaaaaatgaaaataaacgcCTGTGTGTTACTTGAATGGAGGATCACAGTACACATTTGCTCCCATGAGCAGTTAGTTATGTTGATTCCATGCAAATCAGTGCTGAGCCCCACGTGTGCTCTCAAGCCTTTCCTCATATCTTCTTGAGGGAGAAGGTGGAGACCTGCTTAAGAAGACGTGACATACGGGTGGACAACGGACTCGGAAGTCTACAGCTGGATGGGACTTTGGAGACCGCCCAGCCCAAACACCCAAATAAATTATGGAATCCCAACAAGAATAAGAATGAATGTCAGGTAATGGATGCTATCAGGATTTTGAGAAATGAGATTGAGTGGATGTAGAGGAGCCAGAGAAAGGTAGAATTTGAACTGGGCTTTGAGAGATAGGACAGATCTACATGGGCAGAGAGAATGAACGGAACAAGACAAGGGAAGCTTGGAGGCAGAAATGTGGCAAGACCACCCTCCTGAAGAGAGCAGGTCGGCGGGTGGATGGAGCAGGAAGCAGCCCAGAGTGGCTGCGCTGGGAGTTCAGTGTCCCCATCTACGGGGCAGActccccttcacacagtccttaTACTCACAGGGCTTAAAAATAGAGTAATACAAATTCTTTTGCTTGTAAGTTAcagaaatccagtgtgtattagCATAAGCACAAAAGGGGATTTATTGAGAGGAGTATGGGGTAGTTCAAAAGAAGAggtatcggggcttccctggtggcgcagtggttgagagtccgcctgccgatgcaggggacgggttcgtgccctggtccgggaggatcccacatgccgcggagcggctgggcccgtgagccatggccgctgagcctgcgcatctggagtctgtgctccgcaacgggacaggccacaacagtgagaggcccgcgtactgcaaaaaaaaaaaaaaaggagctaccGGGGCAACTCTAGGGATCTTGGGGCCTGGAACTACTTATTTGTCTTAATTTACAAAGTAGGGGCTCAATATACCTCATTATGTATACTCAAGGTTGGGCTAAATAAAAATCTAAGATTTTAAGGTATAATTTAAACATTCTAATATTTTATGATGTAGGTAATCCCCTTGGCTCTCCCCCGAGCTCTATCCCACTACCTCCTTCAGCCCATAGGCtcttttggctgcactggttCTGCCCTCTGCTGGCCAGAGCCCAGCACATCACCTTGGGCCCTCAAAGCAAAACTTCAATAATCACTCATTCAGacgctgagcacctactatgtgccatggaCTCATCTAGGCACACTtggaatacataaacaaatgaaaaagatcaAAGAAATCCCTGCCTTAATACTTAAAAGCACTTAATACTTAAGATACTACATGTCAGGCTATGGCCTAAGCATTTTACagacattaactcatttaacttttaaaacctTCATAACATCCCTATGTAGCAGGTATTCCTTACAACTACTTCAGTAGAGCCCACTTGTTCTTCACGTAGCTCCTTCCTCACTCTCAGCCCAATTTCAGCACCATGGCATACCCAGCCCAGACCATGGGTCTGAACGGTCCCCGGAGATGATTTGGGAAGATGACGGCAGAGTATTGACACCAGTAGACTGAAGTTGGGTTCCCTAGAAGCAAAGTCTGAGACAGGCATTTATTGAGGGAGCACTGTTTGGG
This region of Mesoplodon densirostris isolate mMesDen1 chromosome 7, mMesDen1 primary haplotype, whole genome shotgun sequence genomic DNA includes:
- the KCNE3 gene encoding potassium voltage-gated channel subfamily E member 3, with amino-acid sequence METTNGTETWYESLHAVLKALNATLHSNLLCRPGSDNLTEERRASLPGRNDNSYMYILFVMFLFAATVGSLILGYTRSRKVDKRSDPYHVYIKNRVSML